ATACAAAACAGACAACTCCCCAAAACAATACTTTTTTAAACGCTTCCAAAGCCGAATTAACCATATAAAAGCAACAGATTGTAATGAGATTCATGTTTCTTTTTCTTTAATGAAAAAGTTAAACTGGAAAGTGCTTGACACCGTTTTTTTTTTTAGTATAATTTTAAAAATCGTACAAAAGGAGAAAATAATGAAACAAGCATTTACACTCATAGAGTTACTAGTAGTTGTGTTAATTATAGGGATATTAAGTGCCGTTGCTTTGCCACAATATGAAAAAATAGTTGAACGAAGCAAGGCAACCCAAGCATTTGCTCTATTAAATCCTCTCATTCAGGCATATCAAGCAAGTTATTTAGAAAATGGCACCTATGTGGCTAGCTTAGATGAATTAGCCATTTCTCTTCCTTCTAGTTTTACGGGAGAAGATGCTAATCACTTATCTAATGGAGAGTGGGAAGTTGTTTTCAGCAACTCTTACGGAATACAAGTGTCCGTTAAAAGAAAAAGTGGAAAATATAAAGATGCGGTAAGTTTTTTATATGTATTTGCCAAGAGACCTGATCCCGTACCGGTTGGTCAATGGCTATGTTTTGAAAATATTGCTACATTTCCGGGAAAAGCGGATGATTATTGCAAAAAAATTTTAAATGGAACAAAAGATGCATCATCAGGTTCTAGTGATCGTGTGTATAGACTATAAAACACCCCTTCTGTATGTAGAAGGGGCGTTGTTATAAATCTACTGTTCCTGTTTACAGTGCAATTGCGCTGACCGGGCAGGTAGCGGCACAGGCACCGCATTCAATGCATTTGGAAGCATCGATATTGCGTTTTCCGTCTACTTCGGAAATTGCACCCACGGGGCAGGCAGATTCGCAAGCACCGCAATTTACACACACATCCGGATTTACTTTATAAGCCATAAATCATCTCCTTGCTACTAATTTTAGATACTTTATTATAGCAAATTGATCCTTCACAAAGTGGATGAAACGTTAAAAACAGGTTGCTTCTCGTCGCAAAATAACCCTTTTTCCCCCTCTTGCACCCTAAGTGTTAAGTGTAGTAAAATATAAAAGTAAGGAATAACTAACTTTTATGGAACCGATTACTTCATTAACTCTTTTTGATTTGCAACCCGATATTACCGCGGAAATTTTATCTATTAATGTTTCTCCCGCTCAGGCAGATAAACTGGCGGCGATGGGACTGGTTAAAGGCCAACAGGTCAGCCGCAAAAAGGGCAAACGCCCCTTGGTGGTGTGTGTCTGTGGAAGTGAAATTGCCATTGGACCGAAAATTGCCAAACAAATTATTGTTTCGACTAATACCCCCACTGTACTGGCGGACCGTAAATATACCTTCTTATTGGCGGGCAATCCCAATGTCGGAAAAAGTTTGCTCTTTTCTCGTTTGACGGGTATCGGTATTTTATCTTCTAACTTTCCGGGTACGACCGTTGGGTTGCATCATGGCAGTACCGTATTTAATGGTAAGTCGTATCATATCATTGATATTCCGGGTCTGTACCGTTTGGAAGAAAAATGGGTGATTGAAGGTAAAAAGCGGGATTTATTCAAAGAACTTTCCTATGATTTTATCGTTTGCGTGGCGGAAACAGCGCATTTAGAGCGCAATCTGTACTTCGTACTGGAACTTCTGCACCTGGGCAAACCGGTGATTTTACTGCTTAATAAATTTGATGAGGCTCAGCGCAAAGGTATTTTTATTGATGTGCGCATGCTGTCTAAAATGTTAGGCATTCCGGTGATTGCCACGGTGGCCACAACGGGAGAAGGGTTAAAGCGTCTGGAAGTTACCGTCGGCAAATTAGATTTGGCAAAGCCCTTTGTGTGGAAGGGTGTACAAGATTTGCAAGGCGGTTTAATTCCCATGGAAGAAACGCCGGAAAGTAAGTGGCATGCTATCGGACAAATCATTCGCCGCGTCCAAAAAATCAAACATAAACATGCTTCTTGGGTGGAACATTTGCAGGCATGGGCTACGCATCCGGTTAGCGGTTTATTTATAGCATTGGCGGTATTGGCGCTGTCTTTGGTCATTATTCGTTTTGTGGGCGAAACGTTTGTGAATTGGTTAGAGCCGCTTTACGAGGCATACTATCTTCCGTTTGTGGAGCGGATGCTCGCTTTTTGGCAGGGAAATCCGTTATATTTGTTTTTGGTGGGTGACGGCGGAACCCAATACTTCGGAGTGCTGACAGACGGTCTGAAAATCGCCTTGGTAGATGTGATGCCTTATGTACTCGCATTTTATGCACTGCTTGGTTTTTGGGGAGAACTGGGATACCTGCCCCGTTTAGCGGTTCTGTTAGACGGTTTGTTACACCGGATTGGCTTGCACGGTTATGGTGCGATCCCTATCATGCTGGGCTTAGGTTGTAAGGTGCCGGCCGTTATGGGGGTGCGTGTGTTGGAAACGCGACGTGAACGTGTGATTGCGCTGGCGTTACTGCTTGTAGTGGCGCCTTGTATTTCACAAACGGCGATGATTTTGTCCATTTTATCTCCGTACGGATGGAAATATGTGTTGTGCGTGTTTGGCACTTTGCTGATTAACGGCATTGCGGCGGGCACGCTGTTAAACCGTCTGTTGCCGGGCGATACGCCGGAAATGTTTATGGAGATTCCATTGTGGAGTTTGCCGCAATGGCGTTCTTTAGGGCGCAAAATTTGGTTGCGCATGAAGGAGTATTTGGCGGATGCCTTGCCGTTGATTTTAGCAGGTGTATTGTTTGTAGATTTGATGCAATTTACCGGTATTACGGATTGGTTGACGCAACTTTTCCGCTATCCGGTGGAATATCTATTGCATTTACCGGCAGATACCACACCTCTTTTGTTATTGGGATTTTTACGCAAAGACATTTCGATTGCGCTCTTGGAGCCGTTTAATCTCCCCCCCAGCCAACTGGTGGTAGCGTGTGTATTTATGAGTATGTATTTGCCGTGTATCGCTACGTTCTTTGTGATGTTACGCGAGAATGGCATCAAAGATACGCTACGCGTTGCGGCATTGACGATATCCTTGGCGATACTGAGTGCAACGGTACTGCGGTTTATAATATAAATCTTTTTGCAAAAATAAATACAGCCCGAAACAAAATGTTTCGGGCTGTGTGATATGAAAAGAAGAATAAAATACTAGCATTTCGGTGCATTAGATGGGCAATAAGGCCCTTCACAACACCCTCCGTCGTAAATTACACTGTAATAGGTACCACCACTTGCCAAACAAGTTCCCGGTGCATTAGCAACACACTTGCCCCCAACCCCAATCCTACTTCCGCGGCAGGTTTCATGAGCGGCTACTTGTGCTACGCAGCTGGCACCATCAGTAAATGTACTATATCTACAACCACCAACTTCTGCTATACATTGACTTCCTGAAGTATAAGTACCACTAGTACAAGATGAGCTGTCATATTGTGCAATACATTTTGATTCATTTTTATATGTCTTTTCCCCGTCGCCATATGCCCGATTAGAGTAATGAATCGCTCCATCGAAGACAGAATTATTACACTGACCTCTACAAATACTTCCCGGATTATATATAGAGTTGTTACATCCTCCACCTCCTCCCTTATCAGAACATTCTCCTCCTTCTTTTACATCCAAATAAGCACAACCACCCCATTGACCAACACATTTAGCTCCTTCTTCAATTACTAATCTATTATTTTCTGTTCCAACATTTCCG
The Elusimicrobiaceae bacterium DNA segment above includes these coding regions:
- a CDS encoding 50S ribosome-binding GTPase, with the translated sequence MEPITSLTLFDLQPDITAEILSINVSPAQADKLAAMGLVKGQQVSRKKGKRPLVVCVCGSEIAIGPKIAKQIIVSTNTPTVLADRKYTFLLAGNPNVGKSLLFSRLTGIGILSSNFPGTTVGLHHGSTVFNGKSYHIIDIPGLYRLEEKWVIEGKKRDLFKELSYDFIVCVAETAHLERNLYFVLELLHLGKPVILLLNKFDEAQRKGIFIDVRMLSKMLGIPVIATVATTGEGLKRLEVTVGKLDLAKPFVWKGVQDLQGGLIPMEETPESKWHAIGQIIRRVQKIKHKHASWVEHLQAWATHPVSGLFIALAVLALSLVIIRFVGETFVNWLEPLYEAYYLPFVERMLAFWQGNPLYLFLVGDGGTQYFGVLTDGLKIALVDVMPYVLAFYALLGFWGELGYLPRLAVLLDGLLHRIGLHGYGAIPIMLGLGCKVPAVMGVRVLETRRERVIALALLLVVAPCISQTAMILSILSPYGWKYVLCVFGTLLINGIAAGTLLNRLLPGDTPEMFMEIPLWSLPQWRSLGRKIWLRMKEYLADALPLILAGVLFVDLMQFTGITDWLTQLFRYPVEYLLHLPADTTPLLLLGFLRKDISIALLEPFNLPPSQLVVACVFMSMYLPCIATFFVMLRENGIKDTLRVAALTISLAILSATVLRFII
- a CDS encoding 4Fe-4S binding protein, whose translation is MAYKVNPDVCVNCGACESACPVGAISEVDGKRNIDASKCIECGACAATCPVSAIAL
- a CDS encoding prepilin-type N-terminal cleavage/methylation domain-containing protein, translating into MKQAFTLIELLVVVLIIGILSAVALPQYEKIVERSKATQAFALLNPLIQAYQASYLENGTYVASLDELAISLPSSFTGEDANHLSNGEWEVVFSNSYGIQVSVKRKSGKYKDAVSFLYVFAKRPDPVPVGQWLCFENIATFPGKADDYCKKILNGTKDASSGSSDRVYRL